The Candidatus Poribacteria bacterium sequence TTTGTGCTACTGCATTCTTGAAAATCTAAACACTCGCGCGTTAGGGCTATAGGCAAATGGAGACCATTCGTAATAAGCAGCATAGGAATAGTACGGATTTTTATCTTTATGCCATGCTGTATCGGTACGCATCCCCTCAAAATACTCTATATCTAATTTCCCTTCCTTGACAACACCTGAGATTCTGATTGGACGATTTTCCTTCCGCGCAGACGCTGCCATTTGTAGCATTGATCGGATGCGAGGCTGGTTCTCAAAATTAACTGTCTCCATGCAGCTCACACCGTTGACAACAAGCCTCCATTGTCCTTCATTGTAAGGCATCGGTTGCAAGAAGTCACCGTGGCGCTGTCCTTCGTGACCACTCAGTTGTGTCCCCAAACTATCGGCGGAAATGGATTGATATGTCTTCCCACAGCCTAGCCAAATAATACAACCCCAGCATAAAAATAGAATAAGCTTTACCGATTTCACCCCTAATCCCTCCTCAATTGACGGATGAATCTTTTGGGTAGGATAGTATAAATCGTACCGCCCGTCAAGCTATTATAGTAGACCTTAGAATTAATGAGACAGTTCAACCCGGTGCGGTTAGGAAAACAAAACTACCATTCTACCGTTTGGTAGGCGCAGTTTCTAACTGCGCCTATTCGGTGCGGTTGAAAACCGCACCTACCGGTGAGTGAAAGTGTTTATTTATTTTTTGAATTCACTATAATACTTTCCTAGCGGCTGGTTTGCGGACCAATCAACGCTCAGTCAGCTTGCCAGTAAAAAACTTCGGGCAAACCTTCTGGATAAGCATTAGTAGGATCGTAGTCTGCGCCGGTCGCACTTTCCATGATCGGTACCATGTATTCTTCCCAACGTACAGAATCATCGCTCTCCGCTAGGATACGAGCGGCTTCCGCGTAATTCTCTACCTCCATGTAAAGGAAGAGCTGAAGTCCGGACATGAAGATACTCATTTTGTCAGTTACCCCACCCTGAAGGGCTGGGGCTTGTTGCCCGTTCCCCGGGATTTATTGGGTTCCGCGTTTCTGTCCCCGTCTGAGCAGGGGTTTCGGGGGTGTTAGTTACCACCACACCTCCACGCAAGGCTACAGCAGCCTTTTTGATGTTTATTGCAGCGTTATGGTCTCTGTCCAAGACCAACCCGCAATGGGGACAATCATGGACACGATCCGATAACTGTTTAGCCACAATCTCACTACAACCTGAGCATTTCTGACTGGTATGGTGGGGTTTCACTTTCATGAACCGCTTGCCGGCACTTGCAGCCTTGCTTTGCAGTTTCAACCGAAAACTGCCCCACCCTGCGTCGGATATGCTCTTGGCGAGGTAATGGTTCTTGAGCATGTTCCTGATTTTCAAGTCTTCTACAGCCACTTCATCGCAACGTTCAAGGATGCGATGCGCTGCCTTAAACTGGAAGTCCTTGC is a genomic window containing:
- a CDS encoding L-rhamnose mutarotase, with the translated sequence MSGLQLFLYMEVENYAEAARILAESDDSVRWEEYMVPIMESATGADYDPTNAYPEGLPEVFYWQAD